One genomic region from Mesorhizobium terrae encodes:
- a CDS encoding alpha-ketoglutarate-dependent dioxygenase AlkB family protein gives MLVLPKGVRHMPGFLPRPAQEALVEAVRTVVQEAPLYVPAMPRTGKEMSVRMTNCGTLGWVTDKERGYRYQATHPVTGMPWPPIPESLLALWREVSGYPHPPEACLVNFYTADAKMGLHQDRDEQEFDAPVVSISLGDDCLFRVGQPKRDGKTVSFRLKSGDVVVLGGEGRLAFHGVDRIYPMTSALLKNGGRINLTLRRVTVP, from the coding sequence ATGCTCGTCCTGCCCAAAGGCGTCCGCCATATGCCCGGCTTCCTGCCGCGACCCGCCCAGGAGGCACTGGTCGAGGCGGTGCGCACCGTGGTGCAGGAAGCGCCGCTCTACGTGCCGGCGATGCCGCGCACCGGCAAGGAGATGAGCGTGCGCATGACCAATTGCGGAACACTCGGCTGGGTCACCGACAAGGAGCGCGGCTATCGTTATCAAGCGACGCATCCGGTGACAGGAATGCCCTGGCCACCGATCCCGGAAAGCCTGCTTGCCTTGTGGCGCGAGGTTTCGGGCTATCCGCACCCGCCGGAGGCCTGTCTCGTCAATTTCTACACGGCGGATGCCAAGATGGGCCTGCACCAAGACCGCGACGAACAGGAATTCGACGCGCCCGTCGTCTCGATCTCGCTCGGCGACGATTGCCTGTTTCGCGTCGGCCAACCCAAGCGCGACGGCAAGACCGTTTCATTCAGGCTTAAGTCCGGCGACGTCGTGGTGCTTGGCGGCGAAGGCCGCCTGGCCTTCCACGGCGTCGACAGGATTTATCCCATGACTTCGGCGCTGTTGAAGAATGGCGGCAGGATCAATCTGACGCTGAGGCGGGTGACAGTGCCGTAG
- the lysM gene encoding peptidoglycan-binding protein LysM: MGIFDFVKGVGKKLGIGGDEEAAPEADALKKELDSHKLGTDGVQIEVKGDTAVLKGEVKDQSIFEKAVIAVGNTLGVSKVQADELKVGTDAASAAPAKAPVFYTVKKGDNLWKIAEAQYGKGNGAKNPLIFEANKPMLTHPDKIYPGQVLRIPELS, encoded by the coding sequence ATGGGAATTTTCGATTTCGTCAAAGGCGTCGGCAAGAAGCTTGGCATCGGCGGCGACGAGGAAGCAGCGCCTGAAGCCGACGCCCTGAAAAAGGAGCTGGATTCACACAAGCTCGGCACCGACGGCGTCCAGATCGAGGTCAAGGGCGACACCGCCGTACTGAAGGGCGAGGTCAAGGACCAGTCGATCTTCGAAAAGGCGGTGATCGCGGTTGGCAACACGCTGGGTGTGTCGAAGGTGCAGGCCGACGAGTTGAAGGTCGGCACCGACGCCGCCAGCGCCGCACCCGCCAAGGCGCCCGTCTTCTATACGGTCAAGAAGGGCGACAACCTCTGGAAGATCGCCGAGGCGCAATATGGCAAGGGCAATGGCGCCAAGAACCCGCTGATCTTCGAGGCCAACAAGCCGATGCTGACCCATCCCGACAAGATCTATCCCGGCCAGGTTCTGCGTATTCCCGAACTTTCCTGA